CGTATTCCGGCATCCTGCTGCTGGATCCGGAGCTGCGGGTGGTGGCTGCCGCCTCCCGGGGCAGCGCCGAAGGCGACCAGGGCGTGCTCGGCACCAGTTACAGCGGCGTCACCTTCCACCAGGCCAGCGGCTCCAGCCACCGGGTTCTCACCCCCTACCGGGTGGACCGGCGGCATCCCACCGGTAGCCGGGGGCTGGAGATCGCCCTGCCCCTGGGGGGAGGCAGCGCCCCCCAGGGCTGGCTGCTCTTCCAGCTGGACCAGGGGGGGCTCCTGGAGCGGTTCAACCTGGACGAGGCGGGCCTGCTCGGCCTGCGGTTCCCCAACCCCGGGTCATGAGCGTGACGGACGAGGTCCAGGCCACCCCCCCGTCGACGGGGATGGCCTCCGTGGCCCTGCACCGGCAGGCAGGCGGCGTCTCCACCCTGGAACTGGCCGGCCCCCTGGACCGGACCACCGCCGCCGCCCTGGTGCGGGAGGTGGGCCAGCTGCTGGCCGAGCATCGGCCCGCCACCCTGCTGGTGGACATGGCCAGGATCACCGCCCTGGACGACTTTGGGGTGCTGGTGCTCCTGGAGGCCCAGGCGATCATGGCCGAGCGCCGTCGGCCGTTTGCCCTGGTGGGCCTTAAGCCCGAGCACCAGGAGCTGCTGGGCCTGGTGCGCTTCGAGGAGCTGACCGGCATACGTCCCGCCAGCCGGGCCGCCGGGGTCCAGCCCCTCACCCTCCTGGGCGAGGTGACCATCCGGCAGGCCGAGGCCATCCGGGAGGCGATCACCTTTGTCGGCAGCCTGATCCTGGCCATGGCCGGGCTGCTGCGCCGGCCCCGGGGCCTGCGCCTCGATGAGGTCTGGGGCGTCATGGAGCGCACCGGCGTCCAGGCCCTGCCCATCGTCGGTCTCATCAGCTTCCTTCTGGGCCTGATCATGGCCTTCATGTCAGCGGTGCAGCTGCAGCAGTTCGGCGCCAACGTCTACGTGGCCTCCCTGGTCAGCCTGGCCATGACCCGGGAGCTGGGGCCGATCATGACCGCCATTCTGGTGGCCGGCCGCTCCGGCTCCGCCTATGCCGCCGAGATCGCCACCATGAAGATCTCGGAGGAGGTGGACGCCCTCGTCACCATGGGCCTGGATCCGGTGCTCTTCCTGGCGGTGCCCCGGCTTCTGGCCACCGTGGCGGTGGTGCCTTTCCTGACCCTGTTCTCGGACGTGGTGGCGATTGCCGGCGGCCTGGTGGTGGGGATCTTCGGTCTGGATCTGACCGTAAGCGCCTATCTGGCCCAGACCGCCAAAACCCTCACCGTCTTCGACGTCTTCTGGGGGGCCGGCAAGTCCATGATCTTTGCAGTGATGATCGCCGGCATCGGCTGCCTGCGGGGCTTCCAGGCCCGGGGCGGGCCGGCGGCGGTCGGCCAGGCCACCACCTCGTCGGTGGTCACCGGCATCTTTCTCATCATCGTCTGGGACTCGCTGTTCGCGGTGATCCTGCGGTATTGGCGGGCGTAGCCATGGTCGGGTCCGAGCCCCTCATTCCGCGGCATGGCGGCTTTCGCCGGCTCAAGAGCTTCCAGCTGGCGAGACTGATCTATGATCTCACGGTGCGCTTCTGCGACCTGTATGTGGACCGGCGGAGCCGAACCCGGGACCAGATGGTGCAGGCGGCCCGGAGCGGGGTGCAGAACATCGCCGAAGGCAGCCAAGCCTCAGGGACCTCGAAGAAGAGCGAGCTTAAGCTGACCGGCGTTGCCCGGGCCAGCCTGGAGGAGCTGCGCCTGGACTACGAAGACTTCCTGCGGCAGCGTGACCTTCCCCAGTGGCCGCCGAGCCATCCGGCCCTGCGGCGCTTCAAGGCCCGGCGCTGCGCCACCCTGGAGGAGGTGCGCGCCTGGCTGGCAGAAGAGCATGGCATCCATGGACAGACACGGACGGACATGGACGAGCACGGACCATCGACTCCGGCCGCCCTGGTGGCCAACGCGGCTCTGTCCTTGTTGAATCTCTGCTGCCATCTTCTGGACCGCCAGCTGGCGGCCCAGGCCCAGGCCTTCGAGGCCGAGGGTGGCTTCTCCGAGCGCATGTACCGGCACCGGCAGCAGCATCGCCAGCCCTCGCCGGTCCGTGGCCGTCGGTGACCGTCCGTGTCTGTCGGTGTCCACGGCCCACCCATCATCCAGGTGGAAGACCTGGTGGCCGGCTATGGCGAGACGGTCATCCTTGACCGCATCAGCTTCGAGGTGTACGAAGGGGAGATCTTCGTCATCCTGGGCGGCAGTGGCTGCGGCAAGAGCACGTTGTTGCGGCACCTGGTGGGCCTGCAGCCGCCCCTGGCCGGCCGAATCCGCATCGCAGATGA
The DNA window shown above is from Thermodesulfobacteriota bacterium and carries:
- a CDS encoding MlaE family lipid ABC transporter permease subunit; amino-acid sequence: MTDEVQATPPSTGMASVALHRQAGGVSTLELAGPLDRTTAAALVREVGQLLAEHRPATLLVDMARITALDDFGVLVLLEAQAIMAERRRPFALVGLKPEHQELLGLVRFEELTGIRPASRAAGVQPLTLLGEVTIRQAEAIREAITFVGSLILAMAGLLRRPRGLRLDEVWGVMERTGVQALPIVGLISFLLGLIMAFMSAVQLQQFGANVYVASLVSLAMTRELGPIMTAILVAGRSGSAYAAEIATMKISEEVDALVTMGLDPVLFLAVPRLLATVAVVPFLTLFSDVVAIAGGLVVGIFGLDLTVSAYLAQTAKTLTVFDVFWGAGKSMIFAVMIAGIGCLRGFQARGGPAAVGQATTSSVVTGIFLIIVWDSLFAVILRYWRA
- a CDS encoding four helix bundle suffix domain-containing protein, whose protein sequence is MVGSEPLIPRHGGFRRLKSFQLARLIYDLTVRFCDLYVDRRSRTRDQMVQAARSGVQNIAEGSQASGTSKKSELKLTGVARASLEELRLDYEDFLRQRDLPQWPPSHPALRRFKARRCATLEEVRAWLAEEHGIHGQTRTDMDEHGPSTPAALVANAALSLLNLCCHLLDRQLAAQAQAFEAEGGFSERMYRHRQQHRQPSPVRGRR